A genomic region of Paenibacillus sp. PL2-23 contains the following coding sequences:
- a CDS encoding PAS domain S-box protein, with protein sequence MLQHLFSNLTLVVVFLLLSAPYYGRYPYTHWTKLHKIGIGVVQGVFGLVLMLFTYQLENNIIIDYRYLSILISAYYGGFPSAIVCALILCVGRLFVNGVVDETALLAAALMLGMAGAAALIVKHVFHYWLQWTAMLAMSCGAIFFSLLFMLGLPSGIGIAMQFVPLLLAGGLIVAFFIQAQNYLRERAELNKVIARLAGQFQKQELKEVYEVALLEMLAFLRVRFGSIYSFNNGKNRMFCRAVRGKLLEVDRLDTHTITEAMDIVAATGEPLLYPNWKRHRPDSKIENELYKLGVRSTVHIPVIYNGKTIAVINLGSERPGHLTQKHIGLMAPIVSLLGFSVSLKAAEGKYKAVSESAHEAVILADSDAHIMSWNRGAEAMFGYSSDEAVGMPLGHIISERHRDSFRRGLEHYRFAGRTAVYGGAMELEGMRAEGSVFPAEISLNKWQTAGTLYYSCIIRDMTVRKESERLLSESVGKYRALIEHAVDLFIMNEFDPSSMPIMEVNERACQVLGYTREELVRMTPFDLSFKDVTFAAEYHQVLKRLTETGFAKFEMRLLTKAGEMIPVESVTQIIELNGKKVAISVLRDMTDRYRAELALKESEERNRRLIELLPNIVAVHANGEVLFVNEAGVGMLGGTKQEEFVGRRLLEFIHPDSRELVKARVQDTLIRDKRLPPIEEKLLRLDGQSFDAIVQSNRIVYQGVEAVLSVAHDITERKRAEGAMKDSEERYRRVFELSPNAICLYDKEGTISYANGKAVSLFQADSLSSLVGQSKFKLVHPQDKEESEERFGTILQEAMSEMTYESQYLTLQGTIFIAEVSLTCVYFDRKPFVLAYIRDISKSREEEERLHEANRVLRELSTLDGLTGIANRRHFDESFARAWEISAQSGSPLSILLFDIDYFKLYNDTYGHLGGDACLKGIAAGLSPLFRGQGELFARYGGEEFVVLLPGADASAARRAAVHIQERIAELRLPHEGSKVSHFVTVSLGASTAIAGPNLERADMIEAADKALYQAKIDGRDRMYMSGVFEGHIRVES encoded by the coding sequence ATGCTGCAACACCTGTTCAGCAATCTTACATTAGTCGTTGTATTCCTGCTCCTCTCCGCCCCCTACTACGGGCGATATCCGTACACCCACTGGACAAAGCTGCATAAAATAGGCATTGGCGTCGTTCAGGGTGTATTCGGCCTCGTTCTTATGCTGTTCACTTACCAGCTGGAGAACAACATCATTATCGACTACCGATATCTCTCGATTCTCATCTCTGCCTACTACGGCGGCTTTCCTTCCGCAATTGTCTGCGCGCTTATTTTGTGCGTGGGGCGCTTATTCGTCAACGGCGTCGTAGACGAAACGGCTTTGCTGGCTGCAGCGCTCATGCTTGGCATGGCGGGAGCGGCTGCCTTAATCGTCAAGCATGTTTTCCATTATTGGCTGCAATGGACGGCGATGCTGGCCATGTCGTGCGGAGCCATCTTCTTCAGCCTGCTCTTCATGCTGGGTCTGCCGAGTGGCATAGGCATCGCGATGCAATTTGTGCCGCTGCTGCTTGCAGGCGGACTCATCGTTGCATTTTTTATCCAGGCGCAAAATTATCTCCGCGAGCGGGCCGAGCTGAACAAGGTGATCGCCAGACTGGCGGGACAGTTCCAGAAGCAGGAGCTGAAGGAGGTATACGAGGTCGCGCTGCTGGAGATGCTGGCTTTTCTCCGAGTGCGGTTCGGCAGCATCTATAGCTTCAATAACGGCAAAAACCGTATGTTCTGCCGGGCGGTCAGAGGCAAGCTTCTGGAGGTCGATCGCTTGGATACCCACACGATTACGGAAGCCATGGATATCGTCGCGGCTACTGGAGAGCCGCTGCTGTATCCCAACTGGAAGCGGCATCGTCCCGACAGCAAGATAGAGAATGAGCTGTACAAGCTGGGCGTCCGCTCTACGGTTCATATTCCGGTCATCTATAACGGCAAGACCATTGCCGTCATTAACCTGGGCTCCGAAAGGCCCGGACACCTGACCCAGAAGCATATTGGGCTGATGGCGCCGATTGTTTCCCTGCTGGGCTTCTCTGTTTCGCTGAAGGCGGCGGAGGGTAAATACAAGGCGGTCAGCGAATCCGCGCACGAAGCGGTTATACTGGCGGACAGCGACGCTCATATCATGTCGTGGAATCGCGGAGCGGAGGCTATGTTCGGCTATTCCAGTGATGAAGCGGTCGGCATGCCGCTTGGCCATATTATATCGGAGCGGCACCGCGATTCATTCCGTCGGGGCCTGGAGCATTACCGGTTCGCGGGACGTACCGCTGTATATGGGGGAGCGATGGAGCTGGAGGGGATGAGAGCGGAGGGCTCCGTCTTCCCTGCGGAGATCTCGCTCAATAAGTGGCAGACGGCCGGCACCCTCTATTATTCCTGCATTATTCGGGATATGACGGTGCGCAAGGAATCAGAGCGTCTGCTGTCAGAGTCGGTTGGCAAATACCGCGCGCTCATTGAGCATGCCGTAGATCTGTTCATCATGAATGAGTTCGACCCGTCAAGCATGCCTATTATGGAGGTTAACGAGCGGGCCTGCCAGGTGCTCGGCTATACGCGGGAGGAGCTCGTGAGGATGACGCCGTTCGACCTCAGCTTCAAGGATGTGACCTTCGCGGCGGAATATCATCAGGTGTTGAAGCGGCTGACCGAGACGGGCTTTGCCAAGTTCGAGATGCGGCTGCTGACGAAGGCCGGCGAGATGATACCGGTAGAGTCGGTGACCCAGATTATTGAACTAAATGGCAAGAAGGTAGCGATCAGCGTGCTTCGCGACATGACAGACCGCTACCGGGCGGAGCTGGCGCTCAAGGAGAGCGAGGAGCGGAATCGACGTCTCATTGAGCTGCTGCCGAACATTGTGGCCGTGCACGCGAACGGCGAAGTGCTGTTCGTGAATGAGGCGGGCGTTGGGATGCTGGGCGGGACGAAGCAGGAGGAGTTCGTCGGCAGGCGCCTGCTGGAGTTCATTCATCCGGATTCCCGCGAGCTGGTCAAGGCCAGAGTGCAGGATACGCTGATCCGGGACAAGCGGCTTCCTCCGATCGAGGAGAAGCTGCTGCGTCTTGACGGCCAGTCCTTCGACGCGATCGTGCAGTCCAACCGGATTGTGTACCAAGGCGTGGAGGCGGTGCTTTCCGTCGCGCATGATATTACGGAGAGGAAGCGGGCCGAGGGGGCGATGAAGGATAGCGAGGAGCGTTATCGGAGAGTGTTCGAGCTGTCTCCGAACGCGATATGCCTCTATGACAAGGAAGGAACAATATCTTACGCGAACGGCAAGGCCGTGAGTCTGTTCCAGGCGGACAGCCTGTCCTCGCTGGTGGGCCAATCGAAGTTCAAGCTGGTGCATCCGCAGGATAAGGAGGAGAGCGAGGAGCGGTTTGGCACTATTTTGCAGGAAGCCATGTCCGAAATGACCTATGAAAGCCAATATCTGACGCTGCAAGGCACTATATTTATCGCGGAGGTGTCGCTGACCTGCGTCTACTTCGACCGCAAGCCGTTTGTTCTCGCCTATATTCGGGATATCTCGAAGAGCAGGGAGGAGGAGGAGCGTCTGCATGAAGCGAATCGGGTGCTGAGGGAGCTGTCCACGCTGGACGGCTTGACGGGCATCGCGAATCGGAGGCATTTCGACGAATCCTTCGCGAGGGCCTGGGAGATCTCCGCTCAAAGCGGCTCTCCGTTGTCGATCCTGTTGTTCGATATCGACTACTTCAAGCTGTACAACGACACCTACGGGCATCTGGGCGGAGATGCCTGCCTGAAAGGCATTGCCGCAGGCCTGAGCCCGTTGTTCAGAGGGCAGGGGGAGCTGTTCGCCAGATATGGAGGCGAGGAGTTTGTCGTGCTCCTGCCAGGGGCGGACGCTTCAGCCGCAAGAAGAGCGGCGGTGCACATTCAGGAGCGGATCGCGGAGCTTCGCCTGCCGCATGAGGGCTCCAAGGTCAGCCATTTTGTGACGGTCAGTCTGGGCGCCTCCACCGCTATTGCGGGCCCGAACCTGGAGCGTGCGGATATGATTGAGGCCGCAGACAAGGCATTGTACCAAGCCAAGATTGACGGCAGGGACCGCATGTATATGTCGGGCGTATTCGAGGGGCACATTCGCGTCGAGAGCTGA
- a CDS encoding RNA-binding S4 domain-containing protein codes for MRLDKFLKVSRLIKRRTVAKDVSEQGRVWINGREAKASSAVKVGDELQIQYGQKLVTVRVERLAETTRKDEAGELYTLVKEEQRPRDTGIDWENGDRP; via the coding sequence ATGCGATTAGACAAATTTCTCAAGGTGTCCAGGCTGATTAAGCGCCGCACCGTCGCGAAGGACGTGTCCGAGCAAGGACGCGTCTGGATCAACGGACGGGAGGCCAAAGCGAGCAGCGCCGTGAAGGTCGGAGACGAGCTCCAAATCCAGTACGGTCAGAAGCTCGTCACGGTCCGCGTGGAGCGTCTCGCGGAGACGACCCGCAAGGATGAGGCCGGCGAGCTGTATACCTTGGTGAAAGAAGAGCAACGTCCTCGCGACACCGGTATCGACTGGGAGAACGGCGATCGCCCGTAA
- a CDS encoding HU family DNA-binding protein: protein MNKTDLINNIADKSGLTKRDVEAVLNGFLGEVTDALASGDKVQLIGFGTFETRKRSGRVGRNPQTGKEITIPESKVPAFKAGNKLKEAIK from the coding sequence ATGAACAAAACAGACCTGATCAACAACATCGCTGACAAAAGCGGCTTGACTAAACGTGACGTAGAAGCTGTCCTGAACGGCTTCCTCGGCGAAGTAACAGACGCTCTTGCTAGCGGCGACAAAGTCCAATTGATCGGCTTCGGCACATTCGAAACTCGCAAGCGTTCCGGCCGCGTGGGCCGCAACCCGCAAACAGGCAAAGAAATTACGATTCCTGAATCCAAGGTTCCTGCGTTCAAAGCGGGCAACAAGCTGAAAGAAGCGATCAAGTAA